Sequence from the Helianthus annuus cultivar XRQ/B chromosome 13, HanXRQr2.0-SUNRISE, whole genome shotgun sequence genome:
CACTTCCAGTCCCCAGAAAAGTAAcatctcatctctctctctctctctctcaggtAACCGCtgttttctctctctagattccATCTTTCACTATCAATTTCATCCACACATATTTGACGCAATTGATGTAGATTCTGTTTCCTAAGTATTATTCACTACTATTTGTGCAGATATTGATCACACACCTGTTGGTTGTCCGAATATATAGATAGATACAGAAACCAGATTTTGGATTCAGCAACATGAGTTCGTCGTCCGGTCACTACGATCTGTCGTTTAAGATATTATTGATAGGAGATTCTGGTGTCGGTAAAAGCAGTCTTCTCGTCAGTTTCATTTCCAACACCGTCGACGATCTAGCTCCTACTATTGGTAATAATTTTTTTCCAtttttgttttgaattctatGAATACTTTTTTTGTTAACTGAATTGATGTGGTTTTGATGTGCATTCAGAGTTTTCTTAACTTTGATATGTTTAATTTTGatgattagttttatttttcagAATTGTAGTTTCTATAACTTAGTATTTGATTAAGCAAAATAGGTATGGATTTTGTTGTAAATTGTACAAGTATGCAAAGAGTAATTAAAACAAACCAAAGAAGGTACTGATTATGGTAGGATGCAAGGTTTTAAAAACCGGTCGGTTGAACCGGATGGCGGAAGCTTGGCCGGCATGAATCATACCGGTAAACTGAGGGAACGGCAAAGAAGTTCCGCCAGTAAATTGGGTTATGTTGGTTTAAAATGGTGTACCGGTACAGGGCCAATTGTTTAAATTTGGACTTTTAATCTTTTATTATGCGCCCAAAAAGGTGACGATCTACCTTCTTAGTAAAACTTAGCACCTAAAAGGTAGCGATAGTGATTTTTtggattatttttatattatggATGAActtttgtaatatttttattatggAATGATGTAGTTTTGGATAATTTTTTGAGTTAGAAATCGTATTTTATGGATTTATAGCCCGGTTAAACCATTTCTGAGACTAACTCGGTACGACTTAAAaatcggtttttaaaacattggtagTATGGTACCAGTAGTGCAAAATTTCTGAGAATACTAAACCAATTAACCAACTAGtactgaaaactataaaaatgaatacTGGTACAGATGTTCGGTCGGTATTGGTTCAGTACGGTATCCACTTGTACTGCAATTTATCACTAAGTTAGGATCTTGTATATTGTTAAGTGCATTTGACCATCTTCAGGACATTAATCATTAATGGGATGGCATGTTATGTTTGTCTGTTCATCTTTATAGCTCAGTACTTCAGTACTAATGTACTATTGAGTGTCTAAACAAATTTCTGGCACATAGGATGAGCTATTTCTGTGTTGTTTCTATAGATTTGATGGTCATTTAAAGCAAACGCTAAGTTTAATTATCGCCCTAATGGCCATAGTTGTTAGTAGCGGTATTGGTTAAccgctatagcgaatagcgtagcgATGCTATACTATGTCGCTATATGATGTTTAGCAACTAAATAGCAGATTTTAGGTCTCttttaataaatataaacaaCCATTGTAAAAAGAAGCGTGTTTACTATTTAGCGTTAAGGAATGATTTCAATGGTGTAAATATGGAATTGCCTAATTCACAGGATATATGATTCATTTCTTAACTGTTAgatcctgggttcgattcccacaagggttCCCCCttaattggtgtataggcattattgcctagtggagatggatatgatcgggtggttctgttggtggcacgatgatactgtGGTCAGTCAGTAATCCAAATTTggcattcaaaaaaaaaaaaatctcaacTGTTAGATGCGTATTTTAGCTATTTTTGTTAAACATGAAATATAGGTAGCTTGTCGTTATTGTCACCTATTCCCTATTGACAACTATGCTAATGGCTCGCTGCTATACGTATGTATAAGTTGCAAATCTTCTAAAGAACAATAAGAGATTCTTTGTGTCTTGCTTGTTAACAGTTTTAGTTTCTACTTAATTTGCTCTTTATTTGTTGAGCAGGTGTTGACTTCAAAATAAAGTTGTTTACAGTTAGCGGGAAAAGATTAAAACTTACAATATGGGACACAGGTATGCGTTGAATTTTATTGATTGAATACATTTAAGAACAAGGTTTGATATTGCTAGGGATCACCAACTTTCTTTAAAACTACACTTAAATGTCTTAATTTGTATTTAAACCCCAAACAGCTTGGTTGTACCGTTAAATTTGAGCAAAATCTATTAGGTGAGTTGCTGgtacaaaatgagaaaatttTTGGTCCCTATGTCGTCGTGCCTACTcacaagcatgatttttacaaGCCAGTCGGAGCGTTGCATTCTCTCCTTTCAATTTCTCTTTCAAACACCATATCACATTCACCTTAGCTCTAATTTAGATACATCTTAGCTCGTTGCGTAACTCTTATTAAGGAGAACACAAACCTATAAACAATTAACTATGTATATAAACTCTCActattaatttgttttttttttttttctaacaatgATTCTAAAAAGTTGAATCTAGACAATTGCTTTATGTTTGCATGCAGTTATGTCAATGTTGATTGTATACATTATTACATTTTATCTTTTGTCTTTTTTTCCCACATAATAATCAAAGCATGCAAGTGAAATTTTAGAAACAAACATACTAATGATGTGTGAAAATTCCACTGAAAGTATCCATCAATGGTTCCTGATTTGTCATCTGATATTTGTTTGTTACAGCTGGACAGGAGAGATTTAGAACATTGACCAGCTCGTACTACAGAGGTGCCCAAGGAATTATTCTTGGTACACAAATCACTTCATTAATATCCAAATTCCAAAATtgtaaaagagtaaattacgtttttggcccctgtggttatatcacttttactatattagcccaaaataagaatttttaacatatctgcccccatggtctctataactaaccattttagcccctaagtctaaccattttagcccccatggtctctataactaaccattttggcccccatgatctctagacttaggggccaaaatggttagttatagaaaccatgggggcagatatgttaaaaattcttattttaggctaatatagtaaaagtgatataactacaggggccaaaaacgtaatttactcattGTAAAATATGACTACACATATAATATTATTAACACATACCTTTGAAGCTTAAGTGGATTTATTGTTATTCGGATCATATTATGGATATAGAATGTTACATAATGCTAACTCTTGCGCCACACTAACATATAGTGATACATTGAACACTGTATGTGTTACAGTGTATGATGTTACAAGGAGAGAAACATTCACAAACTTGTCTGAAATATGGGCCAAAGAAGTGGATCTTTACTCCACTAATCAAGACTGTGTGAAGATGCTTGTTGGAAATAAAGTTGACAAAGTAATCCTCCACATTCCATTTTCAATGCTTAATATGCTTCTATTTGTGTGTAGTTTTGATGGCTTTATTATGAATTTTGTTATATTTCACTTTTAGATTTGTTTAGTTTTAAGAAATTCCATTTCAGGACTCGGAAAGGTTTGTAAGCAGGGAAGAAGGTGCTGCTCTTGCAAAAGAGCTTGGTTGTTTGTTTCTTGAATGTAGTGCTAGAACTCAAGAAAATGTACATCAATGTTTTGAAGAGCTTGCACAAAAGGTTAAGTcgcttttattcaaagattcaGATCGTTATCGTATTGTCACTCTCAATCCTAATGTTAAAAGTAACAAAAAAAGTGTTTGCGGGTCAACCCAATTTGACCCAACTTGTTATTACAGATAATGGAGGTCCCGAGTCTTCTAGAAGAAGGGTCTACGGTTGTGAAGAATGTAATGAAGCAGAAACCAGAGCACCAGGCTAGAACATCTAGCAGTGGTTGTTGCTCATAAAGATGCTCCAAAACATGTCTTATGGTTCCACTTGTCTAACCCATCTTGTGAGCTTTTTAATAATTCCAAAAAATACATGTAAATCTACGATTTCTTCATGTGATTAGGGTTGTGTTTGAGGCGTATCTACCCTTGGAAGAAAAGGTGAAAAGGAATTCCGATTCCTCATGTAAAGTTGTGATCATGCTATTGTTTGAAACCTTGAGTTGGCCCCGGAATAGCAACAAGACAAGTAGCGGTGTTTTGTGATGTAATGCAGTTATGATGTGTAAATAACTTGCACTCAAATTGGTGGTTGTGAATTTGTCCAGTAATAACAAGTGATTTTTAGGTGAGCGTGGTTGTGTCAAGTTGGTTGGTTAAATCTTAAAAACCTCACAACAGTCATATATTTATTTGTGTCAAAGACATCAACGTAACCCCGCCGTATTTAAAATCCTGTAACCCAAACACAACCCATTTAACGCATTTATCCAAACGAGTCAAAAAGGATAATGGGTTATAATCAAGTTGTACATGTCAACCCAAACATGGCACGTTTATCGAATACGGGAGTCATGGCCTCCCACCAATCATGTCATAGACtaccaaaaataatatttaatcatACAGTCATTTGATCATGAAGATAAGCTATCTCAAGTCTCAGCAAACAAAACCAAAACTTTTAAGATATAATCGTTAAACCTGAGCTGCAACTGCACTCGTTCTAGCTGCAGCTTCTAAGATCGCCCAAGTTTCTGTATTGGGTTCTGCTAGCTCTCCCGGGGTCTGTCAAGTTTCAACACATTAGCCACACGTGACCAGAaataaacgaaaaaaaaaaaacacgtgAACCTCAAACAAATCAAATACCAACCTTTCCATACACATTTGTTTTACTAATCGATGCCCCCAGTGAAAGTAAAAGTTGAACGATTTCCTTGTGTTCCCCTCTAGCCGCATGGTGAAGAGGCTGTCCCAAGATCAGAAATTAATATATGAAATTCCTAACATGTTGGTTTCGTTGATTGTAAGTATTACCATTGCTAGAAATAAATGTTAACTTACAGTGTCGCCCTCTACATCAACTGTTTCAAGCATTCTTTTCAAGCATTCTGGAGAATCGGCTTTACCAATCAAGAGTTGGACTATTTCCATAAATCCTGCAATTGCAAGTGAGCACATATTATAAGCAAATAACACAATTTAAGACtttaagttttataaaataaatgatAAAGAGACTATGGCTAACCTCCAGCACAAGCATCATGCAGAGGAATACCGCCATCTTCATCCTTAGCCTCCACTGAAGCTCCCCTTTCCAGCAATAGCTAAATGAAAACGATCATGGTTATAGTTGATTAGTTGGTCAAACGGTCAAACCTTTTACGCTCACACTAGTTCGGTGAAGTGTTTCAATTATCAGTCAAGTATCTAAAAATCTAAAATGCAACATAAGACTTAAGAGTAATCTTGTGGATCGACAATGACTATTAATGGGCAAAAAGGTAATTTTTGATTAAAAAGTTCGCGAAAAGTGAAATAGAAAACATTTCCAaacaaagtgtgtgtgtgtgtgtgtgtgtatatacctGGACACAGGACAGATGCCCATAGAGACAGGTGAGATGAAGTGCAGTATCTCCATCCTCAACTGGCTCATCGATGCTGCCATCCAAATTATCTATTTTGGTTGAACCAGAGGAAAAAAATCATTATAAGAGTAACAAAAGATCTTTATTTGTCCACATAGAAACTAAGAACCGCAACTATTCATCAACTGTAACAAACTTTACCCATTTCATGGCAGTATCTCACAACTCGTTCAAACGAACGCGTTTTGGTGTTCCAAAGTAAAATTTAATTAAGAGCAACAAAGAGTATATGAGTAGATATTTTGAGTGCAGCCCAATTTAATTCTTTTTTTCAATTCCACCCTTGGTTTAAAAAAACGCTCAGTGCTCCGAGACGTTTTGGTCCCAAAAGCCAAGGTGCGAGGCACGCGTATCTATGTACAGCCAAACATAGTCGTTAAGGGTGAATAGCGACAAGGTACCTATAtactacatagcgaatagcgataaatagcgggcggctattttataaatagcgatacactagattttttttaagtttatatgtatattatatcaaaataccctggtatatatgctattttacatgtatatttgacaaaacctaaaatccagctattttatagctatatttaatattactatttatattaagaaaaaataaaaaaataaataaaaagtcgctattctcgctatccatcgctacaaccctaatagcgacactagacctatacgctacgtaacgcgctatagcgatcgctacgatcgctattgacaactatgcagCCAAATAAGCTTTATTTACATCATAAGTTGCGTCTCTCTCGTCTATTTACGTATCAACCTATTTATCAAGTAACCATTTCATAATATCTTCATACCTTTGTCGTTTTTACATGTAGACCTCCTACAGACCCTAACTTTGTCCCAGAACTACATGAGGCCTGCGCCTTCTTAAACCAAGATTTCACCTACATTTTCGATTCCCAAATCACTATGACACACACACAGGTTCTTACTTCTTAAAACATAATGCTAGAAAAAGGAGCCATAAGTTATAACACCCAGAacaacaatatccttcaccaacaaCTCCTAAGTTCAGAACCTTTTTAATGTAATATACAATCCGAATTCAAAAGTACCACCATCATCAATCTGcaaactttatattaaaattGTACACTAATTTCATTTTTTAACTCATACACTGTTAGGGTCAAATAGAAATAGATTTAGGTGCTGTTTGCTTagctcttaatgaggctcttaatccgcacttaatggtttagactgtttgtttcgcgagcagatgtctgaatgattcagacatttaCCTCTGAATGCTTAAGCATTAAATTGAGTCTGAATAGTTAAGACCTCTTTtctgaattggttagacatttgcatctgaacggttaagcattatactagctcttaatggttcagacagtTCAGCACTGAATGAGTCAGACCTCTtcctcttactagttcaacacttaCCCGTTcaaaagttgccaaacagccccttaatgtGCTAAACATACAAATAACTTGAGTAATAATAATTACTCAAgttatttgtatgtttagtaGGTTAATTTCATTTGTACAGGATCCTACTAAACcctaaaataaacaatcaaaCAACAATAATTTCTACACTTCCAAAACATTTAATTTATTCAATTCACAACAACAACATGAACAAATAATCGGCAGGTAAATAATTAAACGTATAAAAAATATAGAACAATATACCTAGGGCTTGACGGAGTGCGTCAACATCTCCGTGGACGGCGGCGGCGGCGAGGTCGCGGAGGTGGGGAGGGGTGTCTTCAAAGTCATTATCCGGCAAGGCTCCTTCTTCTACGAAAAGGATTCCGTCTTCATCGTCGTCACCGTCCATCATGCCGTTGTGTCTGCCCGGAACAGCCATTTGTTATCGCCGGCGAATGTTAACACCGGAAAAGGAGCAAGTATAAGTTTGAAAAGATGGAAGGGGAGAATGGAATATATATTTGTTGGTAAATTGTAAAAATGACCCTTTGTGTTTGTTTAAAGGTTAAAAGGTCTACCAACAATTTTAGGGTTTTGTGAAAAGAGTTAAATGCAATTTTAATCCTTATAGTTTGGGTCATTTTGTTAGTTTagttcaaatgtttcatttttcgcttgtgggtccaaaaaggtttcaccgttgccattttagtccactgggttaactttatccattatttctgttaacaaGAAAGGCAATTCGGTCGTTTTATATGgttgaattgcccttctagttaacaaaatacatataaaatgacGAATTgctcttctcgttaacagaaaaaatggaagaagttaacctagtggactaaaacgGCAATGGTGAaacttttttggacccacaggcgaaaaatgaaacctttggactaaactagcaaaatATCCAACCAAAAGGAGtaaaggactaaaatggcatttaactcttgtGAAAATGTTGGACGCGTTCTTTTCTGAACCAAAATTATGAGGGAGGTTGGGGTGTTTTTGGTAAGTGGTGTTCGGGAAACTGTACCCGATCGTGTTACGGTAATAAATAGTGTAGGGACTTTAGTGTAATTCTTGTATAGTATGAGGGTTATTTGTAATAGTCTAATTGTACAAAAGGGGCAATCGGAATgagaatgagatatcgatgctttGATAGTTTACTCTTTCTTCTCTGTGTTTCTTTCTTCTCTTTATCGATCACAAAATGATACGTAACAGGCATTCAATCAAATTCAATAACTCTATGTGTGTCTCGAATATTAGGGTTGATTTCTTTGACAAAAATAAATATGCAGGTTGATTCGGGTTCACCCATTCAACCTAACACGATTAACATCTTTAATTACAAGTTGGTTGATATGAGGGCCAACAGACCCTCAGACCTCCTTGTAGTTCAGCCGATGGATATTGGAATGTCTCGTCTAGCTAGTAGTTGTTATGTTGAATACCTAGATGAGCATATGTAGAACATGTGTATTCATGGTATGGTTCAAGCCAACAAATCCAGCCGAAATCGGTATCAGTTTTACTTTCGGGAACAATTTTCTATCTACTTTTCAAAGCAatgttttttaattgtttttggaACCTTTTGGTATCAAACCAGACTAGACCATTCACTTAacctacaaaaaaaaaacaatgttatAATAATGCATACTCCTCAAGTTTTCTCTATATTTCTATAACAATTTTCTCCCTCTCTATTTGAAGTTGCAACTTCTGTAAAAGTCAATGACAAATAATGACGACGGGCCAGTGGAAGCCCACTTTACCCGCTTTGGGCCTTTCCCTTTGGGG
This genomic interval carries:
- the LOC110898385 gene encoding ras-related protein RABC2a, with the translated sequence MSSSSGHYDLSFKILLIGDSGVGKSSLLVSFISNTVDDLAPTIGVDFKIKLFTVSGKRLKLTIWDTAGQERFRTLTSSYYRGAQGIILVYDVTRRETFTNLSEIWAKEVDLYSTNQDCVKMLVGNKVDKDSERFVSREEGAALAKELGCLFLECSARTQENVHQCFEELAQKIMEVPSLLEEGSTVVKNVMKQKPEHQARTSSSGCCS
- the LOC110898384 gene encoding poly [ADP-ribose] polymerase tankyrase, translated to MAVPGRHNGMMDGDDDEDGILFVEEGALPDNDFEDTPPHLRDLAAAAVHGDVDALRQALDNLDGSIDEPVEDGDTALHLTCLYGHLSCVQLLLERGASVEAKDEDGGIPLHDACAGGFMEIVQLLIGKADSPECLKRMLETVDVEGDTPLHHAARGEHKEIVQLLLSLGASISKTNVYGKTPGELAEPNTETWAILEAAARTSAVAAQV